In Numida meleagris isolate 19003 breed g44 Domestic line unplaced genomic scaffold, NumMel1.0 unplaced_Scaffold180, whole genome shotgun sequence, the following are encoded in one genomic region:
- the ZNF467 gene encoding zinc finger protein 467, whose amino-acid sequence MRENFDALLALGVPIAKPEPVPQAEEPCAGVQLEDGEAPGCAGSARLLVPKEEALPEGDADGGGGTGAGQGPELGCSEDWLVRKVKVEDEDEEWAAGLGAEALLAGQPPGSACKPEPMEEPELPEEPGELGYGTLPAFTWPLLGEGPAGACQHCCCAAQCGQCVPPAPAPPRPFACAQCGKGFGKKAHLTRHLRVHTGERPYPCAQCGRRFRQKIHLRSHQKTHTGERPFPCSECGRRFRKKTHLVRHLRTHTGERPFACGRCGRGFAHKQHLLRHQRLHAEPPAEAEPPADEKPFPCPECGKSFSWKKNLTSHRRLHVEGRPFACAECGRGFSDKRHLTAHLRGHMGLKPYACPHCDKTFSHKPNLATHQRTHTGERPFACPDCGRGFAHNQHLLRHLRVHTGERPFACPQCGRCFSSRPNLIAHTKAHAGARPFTCEQCGRGFSRKSHLARHQAVHTGTRPYGCSQCAKRFSSKTNLVRHQAVHTGHRPYICTQCGKSFSRKTHLLRHERTHATAPAPQQGWVAPAPAPAALCP is encoded by the exons CGAGGCTGCTGGTGCCCAAGGAGGAGGCGCTGCCGGAGGGCGATGCCGATGGCGGCGGTGGCACGGGAGCCGGGCAGGGGCCGGAGCTGGGCTGCTCAG AGGACTGGCTGGTCCGGAAGGTGAAGGTGGAGGACGAGGATGAGGAATGGGCGGCCGGGCTGGGCGCCGAGGCCCTGCTGGCGGGGCAGCCCCCGGGCAGCGCCTGCAAGCCGGAGCCGATGGAGGAGCCGGAGCTGCCGGAGGAGCCGGGGGAGCTGGGCTACGGCACGCTGCCCGCCTTCACGTGGCCGCTGCTGGGCGAGGGCCCGGCCGGCGCCTGCCAACACTGCTGCTGCGCGGCGCAGTGCGGGCAGTGCGtgcccccggccccggccccgccgcggcccTTCGCCTGCGCGCAGTGCGGGAAGGGCTTCGGCAAGAAGGCGCACCTGACGCGGCACCTGCGGGTGCACACGGGCGAGCGGCCCTACCCCTGCGCGCAGTGCGGCCGCCGCTTCCGGCAGAAGATCCACCTGCGCTCTCACCAGAAGACGCACACGGGCGAGCGGCCGTTCCCCTGCTCCGAGTGCGGGCGCCGCTTCCGCAAGAAGACGCACCTGGTGCGGCACCTGCGCACCCACACGGGCGAGCGGCCCTTCGCCTGCGGGCGCTGCGGCCGCGGCTTCGCCCACAAGCAGCACCTGCTGCGGCACCAGCGCCTGCACGCCGAGCCGCCCGCCGAGGCCGAGCCGCCCGCCGACGAGAAGCCCTTCCCCTGCCCCGAGTGCGGGAAGAGCTTCAGCTGGAAGAAGAACCTGACGTCGCACCGCCGGCTGCACGTGGAGGGGCGGCCCTTCGCCTGCGCCGAGTGCGGCCGCGGCTTCAGCGACAAGCGGCACCTGACGGCGCACCTGCGCGGGCACATGGGGCTGAAGCCGTACGCCTGCCCGCACTGCGACAAGACCTTCAGCCACAAGCCCAACCTGGCCACGCACCAGCGCACTCACACGGGCGAGCGGCCCTTCGCCTGCCCCGACTGCGGCCGCGGCTTCGCCCACAACCAGCACCTGCTGCGGCACCTGCGCGTGCACACGGGCGAGCGGCCCTTCGCCTGCCCGCAGTGCGGGCGCTGCTTCAGCTCCCGGCCCAACCTCATCGCCCACACCAAGGCGCACGCCGGCGCGCGCCCCTTCACCTGCGAGCAGTGCGGCCGCGGCTTCAGCCGCAAGTCCCACCTGGCGCGGCACCAGGCGGTGCACACGGGCACGCGGCCCTACGGCTGCTCCCAGTGCGCCAAGCGCTTCAGCTCCAAGACCAACCTGGTGCGGCACCAGGCCGTGCACACCGGCCACCGGCCCTACATCTGCACCCAGTGCGGCAAGAGCTTCAGCCGCAAAACCCACCTGCTGCGCCACGAGCGCACCCACGCCACCGCGCCTGCCccgcagcagggctgggtggcACCGGCGCCGGCCCCCGCCGCGCTCTGCCCATGA